The window GCGATCCCTCCCGACATCCCATATGCTTCTGACGTCCCCGACGCGCTGCGAAGCGCCCAGGCGGGCCGATAGCCCTCATCGTCTAGCGGCCTAGGACGCCGCCCTTTCAAGGCGGTAGCACGGGTTCGAATCCCGTTGGGGGCACGCAACACCGTGTGCGAGACTGAGTTCGCTCGCTCGCGCACAACAGCTGGGTCCTGTGGAGCAGTTTGGAGTGCTCGCCACCCTGTCAAGGTGGAGGCCGCGGGTTCAAATCCCGTCAGGACCGCTTGCAGTTCACTTCGGTGAGCTGCGTGGCTGGGTAGCTCAGTTGGTACGAGCGATCGCCTGAAAAGCGATAGGTCGCCGGTTCGATCCCGGCCCCAGCCACCACCCCGAAGACCCCGCCCCCACCGGCGGGGTCTTCGCCGTTCCCCGGTTTGTTCGGCCGCGGGTTCGTGGGGCTGGTCGCGCAGTTCCCCGCACCCCTCAAAGGCATCGACGCGGAACTCAGGCCGCCGCCCCGCCCCCGGAGGTCTCTCGGGACGGGACGGCCGGGGAGCCCGCCGCGTGGGCCGGGTCCTCCTCCCTGCCGCCCGGGTGCCGGTGTCGCCAGATCCAGAAGACCGTGCAGGACACCAGCGCCCAGCCCCCGAGGACCAGGAACGGGAACACGTGCTGGTGACCGGCGAAGTACACCGCCGTGTGCTGGGCGTTGACCGAGCCCCCGGGCGGCAGCCAGCGGCCGATCACTCCGAGCGGCGACGGCAGCAGGGGCCAGGAGACGGCGCCGCCCGAGGAGGGATTGCCGAGCAGGACCATCAGGCCCCAGGTGGGAAGCATCGCCCAGCGCCCGAACAGGGTGTTGAACATCGAGAAGACCATGCCGGACGTGAACATGGTCAGCGAGAGGATCATCCAGGACTCGACGAACGGCAGATCCAGGGCGTTCAGGAGCCAGTCGACCACCGCCGCGATCACGAAACCGCCGAGCAGGGCGTACGCGGCCGTGAACCCGATGCGTTCCAGCGGGTTCAGCTCCCGCGCGTGCACGCTGAGCTGGATCGCCCCGACGAAGCCGATGATCACGGCGGCCAGCGAGATGTAGAAGATCGCGAGCCCGCGCGGATCGCCCTCCTGCAAGGGATTGATGTCCCGGACCGTGACCGCCACCCCCGTGGACCTGCCGACGGCCGGCGCGGTCTTCTCCAGCAGCTCCGCGACCGAGGCCCCGGACGCCCCGGAGACGTCGAGGACGACCGCCCGGCCGGAGTCCCGCACATCGAGGATCGCGAACACCTCCTGGTCGTTCATCGCCTCGACGGCCGCCGCCCCGCTGTCGTAGGCGTGGATCTCCAGGGAGGCGTCGAGCGCCTTCTCCATCCCGGCGAGGAAGGCCTTGCCCCGCCCTTCGTCGTACGCGCCCACCGTCGCGGTCGGCACGTGGCGCGGGGTCGGGTTCGCCATGGAATACGTGTACGAGCCGGCGAAGAGGCCCGCCGCCGCGGCGAGGATCAGCACCAGCACCGACGCGGGAAGGAAGGGGGACGCCTTGAAGGAGCCCCAGCGTTCGCGACGCGTGGGCGGCCGGCCATGGGCACCGTGCGGCATCTCGGACATACGCACACGCTAAGGCCGCGGAAGGGATATTTCTCCGTCGTGGGCGCCCCGACCGTCCCGCAGCGCAAAAGCGTTCGCCCCTCGTTTCCCCGAGGTGAGATCCTGGGCCGCGTATGTCTACGCATCCTGCCCCCGCCCTCGGCGATCTCGCCCCCCGTCTGGCCGAGCTGTCACTGCGCGACGCGCACCGGCTCGGGCGCAGACTCGAGGGCGCGCGCCGGATCCGCAAACCAGAGGCCCGCGCCGCTGTCACCGCCGAGATCGAGGCGGAGGTGGCCGCGGCCGAGCTCCGCATGGCCGAGCGCCGCGGCCGCGTGCCGGCCGTCTCGTACCCCGAGCAACTGCCCGTCAGCCAGAAGAAGGACGACATCGCGGCCGCCATCCGTGATCACCAGGTCGTCATCGTCGCCGGTGAGACCGGGTCCGGAAAGACGACCCAGATCCCGAAGATCTGTCTTGAGCTGGGCCGTGGCGTCCGCGGCATGATCGGGCACACCCAGCCCCGCCGTATCGCCGCCCGTACCGTCGCCGAGCGGGTCGCCGAGGAGCTGGACACCCCGCTGGGCGAGGCCGTCGGCTGGAAGGTCCGCTTCACCGACCAGGTGAACCAGGACGGCACCTTCGTCAAGCTGATGACGGACGGCATCCTGCTCGCCGAGATCCAGACGGACCGCGAGCTGCGCGCGTACGACACGATCATCATCGACGAGGCCCACGAGCGGTCCCTGAACATCGACTTCCTGCTCGGCTACCTGGCGCAGCTGCTGCCGAAGCGTCCGGACCTCAAGGTCGTCATCACCTCCGCGACCATCGACCCCGAGCGCTTCTCCCGGCACTTCGGGGACGCCCCGATCGTCGAGGTCAGCGGGCGCACGTATCCCGTGGAGGTGCGCTACCGCCCGCTCCTGGAGGAGGAGGGCGACGATTCCGACCGCGACCAGATCACCGCGATCTGCGACGCCGTCGAGGAACTGCAGGGCGAGGGCAAGGGCGACATCCTCGTCTTCCTGTCGGGAGAGCGGGAGATCCGGGACACCGCCGACGCCCTGGAGAAGAAGAAGTACCGGTTCACCGAGGTGCTCCCTCTCTACGCGCGGCTCTCGCACGCCGAGCAGCACCGCGTCTTCCAGGCGCACACCGGGCGCAGGATCGTTCTGGCGACCAACGTCGCCGAGACCTCCCTGACCGTCCCCGGCATCAAGTACGTGATCGACCCGGGCACCGCCCGCATCTCCAGATACAGCCACCGCACGAAGGTCCAGCGCCTCCCCATCGAGGCGATCTCACAGGCCAGCGCGAACCAGCGCAAGGGCCGCTGCGGCCGTACCAGCGACGGCATCTGTATCCGCCTCTACTCCGAGGACGACTTCCTCGCCCGGCCGGAGTTCACCGACGCGGAGATCCTCCGTACGAACCTGGCGTCCGTCATCCTCCAGATGACCGCGGCCGGGCTCGGGGAGATCGAGAAGTTCCCCTTCATCGATCCGCCGGACCACCGCAACATCCGCGACGGCGTCCAGCTCCTCCAGGAGCTGAACGCCCTCGACCCGACGGAGAAGGACCCGCGCAAGCGCCTCACGCCGTCGGGCCGCAAGCTCGCCCAGCTGCCCGTCGACCCGCGCCTGGCCCGGATGGTCCTGGAGGCCGACAAGAACGGGTGCGTCCGTGAGGTCATGGTGATCGCGGCCGCGCTCTCCATCCAGGACCCGCGCGAGCGCCCGGCCGAGAAGCAGACGCAGGCGGACCAGCAGCACGCCCGCTTCAGGGACGAGACGTCCGACTTCCTCGCGTACCTCAATCTCTGGCGGTACGTGCGCGAGCAGCAGAAGGAGCGCGGCTCGTCGTCGTTCCGTCGCATGTGCAAGCAGGAGTACCTGAACTTCCTGCGGATCCGCGAGTGGCAGGACATCTACACGCAGCTGCGGACCGTCGCAAAACAGATGGGCATTCATCCGAACGAGGACGACGCACCCGAGCAGCAGGTCCACCTGTCCCTCCTCGCCGGGCTGCTCTCCCACATCGGCATGAAGGACGTGAAGGAGAGCGCGACCGGGACCGGGAAGGACAGCGGTCGCGAGGGCGGCAGGAGCACCACGAAGAACGAGTACGTGGGCGCCCGCAACGCCAAGTTCGCGATCTTCCCCGGCTCCGCCCTCTTCAAGAAGCCCCCGCGCTTCGTCATGTCCGCCGAGCTCGTCGAGACGTCCCGGCTGTGGGCCCGTGTCAACGCGCGGATCGAGCCCGAGTGGATCGAACCGCTCGCGGAGCACCTGCTGAAGCGCACGTACAGCGAGCCGCACTGGGAGAAGGACCAGGCGGCGGTGATGGCGTACGAGAAGGTCACGCTGTACGGCGTGCCGATCATCGCCCAGCGCAAGGTCAACTACGGGCGCATCGACCCCGAGACCAGCCGCGAGCTTTTCATCCGCAACGCACTCGTCGAGGGCGACTGGCGTACGCACCACAAGTTCTTCTCCGACAACCGCCGGCTCCTCACCGAGGTCGAGGAGCTGGAGCACCGGGCGCGGCGCCGGGACATCCTGGTCGACGACGACACGCTCTTCGACTTCTACGAGGAGAGGGTGCCCGAACACGTCGTGTCCGGCGCCCACTTCGACTCCTGGTGGAAGCACAAGCACAAGGAGGAGCCCGAACTCCTCGACTTCGAGCGCTCGATGCTCATCCGCGAGACGGCCGGAGCGGTCACCAAGGACGACTATCCGGACGCGTGGCGGCAGGGGCGGCTGAAGTTCCGGGTCACGTACCAGTTCGAGCCGGGCGCCGACGCGGACGGTGTGACCGTCCACGTCCCGCTCCAGGTGCTGAACCAGGTCACGGACGAGGGCTTCGAGTGGCAGATCCCCGGTCTGCGGGAGCAGGTCGTGACCGAGCTGATCCGTTCCCTCCCGAAGCCGATCCGCCGCAACTACGTACCGGCCCCCGACTTCGCCCGGCGGTTCCTGGAGCGGGCGGTGCCCCTCCAGGAGCCCCTGACGGCGACGCTGGCGCGCGAGCTCAAGCGCATGGTCGGCGTGCCGCTCACGGCCGACGACTTCGACTGGTCCAGGCTCCCCGACCATCTGCGGATCACCTTCCGGATCGTCGACGAACGGCGCCGGAAGCTGGCCGAGGACAAGGACCTGGAGGTCCTGAAGCTGCGGCTGAAGCCGAAGGCGCGCGAGGCGATCTCGCAGGCCGCGGCGGAGACGGCCGAGCGGCAGGGCGGGGAGGCCCTGGAGCGCACGGGGCTGACCGACTGGACCATCGGCTCCCTCAGCCGCGTCTTCGAGACGCGCCGGGCCGGCCAGCCGGTGAAGGCGTACCCGGCGCTGGTCGACGACGGACCGGCGGCGAACACCGTCTCCGTACGCCTCTTCGACACCGAGGCCGAGCAGCAGCAGGCGATGTGGAAGGGCACGCGGCGGCTCATCCTGCGCAACATCCCGGTGAATCCGGCGAAGTTCGCGTCGGACAAGCTCACGAACGCCCAGAAGCTGGCCCTGTCCGCGAACCCGCACGGGTCGATCCAGGCCCTGTTCGACGACTGCGCGATGGCCGCCGCCGACAAACTGATCGGGGACTTCGGCGGCCCGGCCTGGGACGAGGAGTCGTACCGGAAGCTGTACGACAAGGTGCGCGCGGAGATCGTCGACACGACCGTCCGCACGGTCGGCCGGGTGGAGCAGGTGCTGGCCGCCTGGCAGGCCTGTGAGCGCCGCCTGAAGGGCGTGCGCAGCCCTGTGCTCCTCGCGAACCTGGCGGACGTACGGACGCAGCTGGACGCCCTCGTGAGGCCCGGCTTCGTCACGGCGACCGGACTGCGGCGGCTGCCGGACCTGATGCGCTATCTGGTGGCGGCGGACCGCCGGCTCCAGCAGATGCCGACGAACGTCCAGCGGGACACCAGCCGGATGGAGAAGGTCCACGAGATGCAGGACGAGTACGCCTGGCTGCTGGAGCAACTGCCGCAGGGCCGCCCCGTCCCCTCCTCCGTCCTGGACATCCGCTGGATGATCGAGGAGCTGCGGGTCAGCTACTTCGCGCATGCGCTGGGCACGGCGTACCCCGTCTCCGACAAGCGCATCGTGAAGGCGATCGACGCCGCCGCTCCGTGACGGCGTCCGCACACGGGGTGAGTTCGCTCGGGAGGCCCACCCTCCTGTAGAGTCCTGTCTCGCAGCGCAACGCAAGATCGCACTGCGAAACCTGGTCCTGTGGAGCAGTTTGGAGTGCTCGCCACCCTGTCAAGGTGGAGGCCGCGGGTTCAAATCCCGTCAGGACCGCACCAGTCGAAGAAGGCCCCGCATCCGCAAGGATGCGGGGCCTTCTTCGTACCGCGTTCCAGCGAGGAGCACGCCCCCTCCCTCCGCGGCTCAGCGCGGACGCGCCCTCCAGGGGCGCGGAGAACTGCGCGGCCGGCCCTCACCGGTCGGCGGCCGACCCCACGCCACGAGCCCGCCGGCAAAGCGCCGGCACCGGCACCCGGTCAACACCGCCCCCACAG of the Streptomyces aurantiacus genome contains:
- a CDS encoding ABC transporter permease — its product is MSEMPHGAHGRPPTRRERWGSFKASPFLPASVLVLILAAAAGLFAGSYTYSMANPTPRHVPTATVGAYDEGRGKAFLAGMEKALDASLEIHAYDSGAAAVEAMNDQEVFAILDVRDSGRAVVLDVSGASGASVAELLEKTAPAVGRSTGVAVTVRDINPLQEGDPRGLAIFYISLAAVIIGFVGAIQLSVHARELNPLERIGFTAAYALLGGFVIAAVVDWLLNALDLPFVESWMILSLTMFTSGMVFSMFNTLFGRWAMLPTWGLMVLLGNPSSGGAVSWPLLPSPLGVIGRWLPPGGSVNAQHTAVYFAGHQHVFPFLVLGGWALVSCTVFWIWRHRHPGGREEDPAHAAGSPAVPSRETSGGGAAA
- the hrpA gene encoding ATP-dependent RNA helicase HrpA encodes the protein MSTHPAPALGDLAPRLAELSLRDAHRLGRRLEGARRIRKPEARAAVTAEIEAEVAAAELRMAERRGRVPAVSYPEQLPVSQKKDDIAAAIRDHQVVIVAGETGSGKTTQIPKICLELGRGVRGMIGHTQPRRIAARTVAERVAEELDTPLGEAVGWKVRFTDQVNQDGTFVKLMTDGILLAEIQTDRELRAYDTIIIDEAHERSLNIDFLLGYLAQLLPKRPDLKVVITSATIDPERFSRHFGDAPIVEVSGRTYPVEVRYRPLLEEEGDDSDRDQITAICDAVEELQGEGKGDILVFLSGEREIRDTADALEKKKYRFTEVLPLYARLSHAEQHRVFQAHTGRRIVLATNVAETSLTVPGIKYVIDPGTARISRYSHRTKVQRLPIEAISQASANQRKGRCGRTSDGICIRLYSEDDFLARPEFTDAEILRTNLASVILQMTAAGLGEIEKFPFIDPPDHRNIRDGVQLLQELNALDPTEKDPRKRLTPSGRKLAQLPVDPRLARMVLEADKNGCVREVMVIAAALSIQDPRERPAEKQTQADQQHARFRDETSDFLAYLNLWRYVREQQKERGSSSFRRMCKQEYLNFLRIREWQDIYTQLRTVAKQMGIHPNEDDAPEQQVHLSLLAGLLSHIGMKDVKESATGTGKDSGREGGRSTTKNEYVGARNAKFAIFPGSALFKKPPRFVMSAELVETSRLWARVNARIEPEWIEPLAEHLLKRTYSEPHWEKDQAAVMAYEKVTLYGVPIIAQRKVNYGRIDPETSRELFIRNALVEGDWRTHHKFFSDNRRLLTEVEELEHRARRRDILVDDDTLFDFYEERVPEHVVSGAHFDSWWKHKHKEEPELLDFERSMLIRETAGAVTKDDYPDAWRQGRLKFRVTYQFEPGADADGVTVHVPLQVLNQVTDEGFEWQIPGLREQVVTELIRSLPKPIRRNYVPAPDFARRFLERAVPLQEPLTATLARELKRMVGVPLTADDFDWSRLPDHLRITFRIVDERRRKLAEDKDLEVLKLRLKPKAREAISQAAAETAERQGGEALERTGLTDWTIGSLSRVFETRRAGQPVKAYPALVDDGPAANTVSVRLFDTEAEQQQAMWKGTRRLILRNIPVNPAKFASDKLTNAQKLALSANPHGSIQALFDDCAMAAADKLIGDFGGPAWDEESYRKLYDKVRAEIVDTTVRTVGRVEQVLAAWQACERRLKGVRSPVLLANLADVRTQLDALVRPGFVTATGLRRLPDLMRYLVAADRRLQQMPTNVQRDTSRMEKVHEMQDEYAWLLEQLPQGRPVPSSVLDIRWMIEELRVSYFAHALGTAYPVSDKRIVKAIDAAAP